Proteins from a single region of Mucilaginibacter daejeonensis:
- a CDS encoding circularly permuted type 2 ATP-grasp protein produces MFSSSQFDQYHAISGVWDEMYSNNSSIRDHYQKVISYLSRESTDDLNKKEELARRLFMTQGITFTVYNSGEGIEKIFPFDIIPRVITAAEWTLVEKGIKQRLTALNLFLKDVYHNQFIIKDGIVPIDVIYSCPHFLRQMYQLEVPYDIYVHIAGIDLIRDEEGVFYVLEDNLRTPSGVSYMLENREITKRLFPDLLPQCNVRSVTEYPTILYKNLMSLSPRQISDPTIVLLSPGIYNSAYFEHTTLARMMGVELVEGRDLVVSNHKVYMKTTTGLQQVDVIYRRVDDEFLDPLVFNPNSVLGVAGIMSAYRKGNVAIVNAIGNGVADDKAIYSYVPDMIKYYLNEEPLLRNVPTYQLRNQDEREYTFANINKMVVKKTNESGGYGMLMGHAASEEEIDDYKKEILKEPRNFIAQPTIGLSAAPCYIQGTLQPRRIDLRPYALCGPDGIEIVPGGLTRVALKEGSLVVNSSQGGGSKDTWVLA; encoded by the coding sequence ATGTTTTCGTCATCGCAATTTGATCAGTATCATGCCATTAGTGGCGTTTGGGACGAAATGTATAGCAATAATTCGTCGATACGGGATCATTACCAAAAAGTGATCAGCTATTTGTCGCGTGAATCGACGGATGATCTCAACAAAAAAGAGGAGCTCGCCCGCCGCTTGTTCATGACCCAGGGCATCACGTTCACCGTATATAACAGTGGCGAGGGTATCGAAAAGATATTTCCATTTGATATCATACCAAGGGTCATCACTGCGGCCGAATGGACCTTAGTGGAAAAAGGTATCAAGCAGCGCCTCACCGCACTCAATCTGTTCCTGAAAGATGTTTATCACAACCAGTTCATCATCAAAGATGGCATCGTACCCATTGATGTGATCTATTCGTGTCCGCATTTTTTGCGGCAGATGTATCAACTGGAGGTACCGTATGATATCTATGTACACATAGCCGGTATCGACCTCATTCGTGATGAGGAAGGCGTATTCTATGTGCTGGAGGATAACCTGCGTACACCTTCGGGTGTGAGCTACATGCTCGAGAACCGTGAGATCACCAAGCGTTTGTTCCCTGATCTGTTGCCGCAGTGTAATGTACGTAGCGTTACTGAGTATCCCACCATCCTGTATAAAAATCTGATGTCGTTATCACCGCGGCAGATCAGTGATCCGACCATTGTGCTGCTGAGTCCGGGTATATATAACTCCGCTTATTTTGAACATACCACGCTGGCCCGTATGATGGGCGTGGAGCTGGTAGAGGGGCGCGACCTGGTCGTAAGTAATCATAAAGTTTACATGAAGACCACCACCGGCCTGCAACAGGTAGATGTGATCTATCGCCGGGTGGATGATGAGTTTTTGGATCCGCTGGTATTCAACCCTAATAGTGTGCTGGGTGTGGCAGGCATCATGAGCGCTTACCGCAAAGGTAACGTGGCCATTGTAAATGCCATTGGCAATGGTGTAGCTGATGATAAAGCCATTTACAGCTACGTACCCGATATGATCAAGTATTATTTGAACGAGGAGCCGCTATTACGTAACGTTCCTACTTATCAGTTACGGAATCAGGATGAGCGTGAGTACACCTTCGCTAACATCAATAAAATGGTGGTGAAAAAGACCAACGAGAGCGGTGGTTACGGTATGCTGATGGGCCATGCGGCCAGTGAAGAGGAGATAGACGATTACAAAAAGGAGATATTAAAGGAACCGCGCAACTTCATCGCTCAGCCCACTATTGGGTTGTCGGCAGCGCCGTGTTATATACAAGGTACACTACAGCCCCGCAGGATAGACCTGCGGCCGTATGCCCTCTGCGGTCCAGATGGTATCGAGATCGTACCGGGCGGACTTACCCGCGTGGCTCTGAAAGAAGGTTCGCTGGTGGTGAACAGTTCGCAGGGCGGGGGTAGTAAAGACACCTGGGTATTGGCCTGA
- a CDS encoding alpha-E domain-containing protein, which translates to MLSRVAASFYWLSRYIERSDGILRMLKINYASSQDAVREFTWEPVIRIFTGIDPGLTGRLNNDSRAVLTYMVTDKHNPNSILNMITRARENARSVQEHITRDLWQCLNEYYHVVKDPNIEVRLQKDDPISVLDILIKQIMLYYGFAEVAMERGQGRSFMNIGKYLERSIQAIDILDIKFGSVTDNPDLLTDTTYWKHLLQSIGGYELYLKTYRDGIEAQNVMELVMLNTDFPRSVIYSVNNIHRYYERLKSESNLSNYRDIAFQIGKLQSFIKYSSAQSIRHVGLHQYLTQIRQDLFAIGTSLNEHYFANS; encoded by the coding sequence ATGTTAAGCAGAGTTGCAGCAAGTTTTTATTGGTTAAGCCGTTACATTGAGCGTAGTGATGGCATCTTAAGGATGCTTAAGATCAATTACGCCTCTTCGCAGGATGCGGTGCGGGAATTCACCTGGGAGCCGGTGATCAGGATATTTACGGGTATCGATCCAGGCCTGACCGGCCGGCTTAATAACGATAGCCGCGCCGTCCTCACCTACATGGTGACCGATAAGCATAACCCCAATTCGATCCTCAACATGATCACCCGTGCGCGCGAGAACGCCAGGAGCGTACAGGAACACATTACCCGTGATCTGTGGCAATGTTTGAACGAGTATTACCATGTAGTAAAGGACCCGAACATCGAGGTAAGGCTGCAAAAAGATGACCCCATCAGTGTGCTGGATATCCTGATCAAACAGATCATGCTGTACTATGGCTTTGCCGAGGTGGCCATGGAGCGTGGCCAGGGTCGCAGTTTTATGAACATCGGCAAGTACCTTGAACGAAGCATACAGGCTATCGACATTCTGGACATCAAATTCGGTTCCGTGACCGATAATCCTGATCTGCTTACTGACACCACTTACTGGAAGCATCTGCTGCAATCAATAGGTGGTTATGAGCTTTATTTGAAGACCTACCGCGATGGTATCGAAGCACAGAACGTGATGGAACTGGTGATGCTCAATACTGATTTTCCGCGTTCGGTCATTTACTCGGTCAATAACATTCACCGTTATTATGAACGCCTGAAAAGCGAAAGCAACCTGAGTAATTATCGCGATATCGCTTTCCAGATCGGCAAGCTACAGAGCTTCATCAAGTACAGTTCGGCTCAAAGCATCCGCCATGTGGGGTTACACCAGTACCTGACCCAGATCCGGCAAGACCTGTTCGCCATTGGCACATCGCTCAATGAGCATTATTTCGCTAATTCCTGA
- a CDS encoding transglutaminase family protein produces the protein MPEFNIQHITRYTYESKVRDSANQVILFPIVDIHQEVLKHDLHVTGDPLIDTYVDYYGNEVGSFTYLEPHNKLVISSEVLVVTHHRELPADTVPATEQWDKLGALQLVVPYIDFLKHEYFEQLPQMMEVINSVKNADDTPYQAALRFCEYVFRNFEYLPGVTNVETTIDEVWKLKAGVCQDFAHIYIQMMRSINIPARYVSGYICPNHSGMRGEGATHAWAEVYIPNYGWIGVDPTNNCVANETHVRLAVGRNFSDCSPVKGVYKGNSGHLLEVKVSVEYKDQVSAPSTEQLPENSFVQAIENETFGHNSYQRYKEVLLQQQQQQQQ, from the coding sequence ATGCCTGAATTCAATATACAACATATCACCCGTTATACTTACGAATCAAAGGTGCGCGACAGTGCCAATCAGGTGATCCTTTTTCCTATTGTGGATATTCACCAGGAGGTGCTCAAGCATGATCTTCATGTTACCGGTGATCCGCTGATCGATACCTATGTTGATTATTATGGCAACGAGGTAGGGAGTTTTACCTATCTGGAACCTCATAACAAACTGGTGATCAGCTCAGAGGTGCTGGTGGTGACCCATCATCGCGAACTACCCGCCGATACCGTGCCCGCCACTGAGCAGTGGGATAAGCTCGGTGCTTTGCAATTAGTGGTACCATACATCGACTTTTTGAAGCACGAGTACTTTGAACAACTGCCACAAATGATGGAGGTTATAAATAGTGTTAAGAACGCTGATGATACGCCGTACCAGGCCGCGTTACGTTTCTGCGAATACGTATTCCGCAACTTTGAGTATTTGCCCGGCGTTACCAATGTAGAGACCACCATTGACGAAGTTTGGAAGTTGAAAGCAGGAGTTTGTCAGGATTTCGCTCACATCTACATTCAAATGATGCGGTCGATCAATATACCTGCGCGTTATGTGAGCGGTTACATTTGTCCTAATCACAGCGGCATGCGCGGCGAAGGTGCTACCCACGCCTGGGCCGAGGTATACATCCCGAACTATGGTTGGATAGGGGTAGATCCTACCAATAATTGCGTTGCCAACGAGACACACGTACGCCTGGCCGTAGGTAGAAATTTCTCAGATTGTTCGCCTGTTAAAGGTGTTTACAAAGGCAATTCAGGCCACTTATTAGAGGTAAAGGTAAGTGTGGAGTACAAGGACCAGGTATCAGCGCCGTCTACCGAGCAGCTACCCGAGAACAGCTTCGTGCAGGCTATCGAGAACGAAACGTTCGGGCATAACAGCTATCAGCGCTATAAAGAAGTATTGTTGCAACAGCAACAACAACAGCAGCAATAG
- a CDS encoding response regulator, translated as MSTKMCKVMMIDDDPMQHWIMQRMLDKLDVMDKPEHLYSGNAAMTQLQQNEENVPDLPSLVLLDLHMPEINGWDLLEFLDQFSTKAKTKINVYVVTSSIDNNDRERANAYSFVKGFISKPVTKDRLKDLYEQHIETPATRQAS; from the coding sequence ATGAGTACTAAGATGTGCAAAGTGATGATGATCGATGATGACCCAATGCAACATTGGATCATGCAACGAATGTTGGATAAACTGGATGTAATGGACAAGCCTGAGCACTTGTACAGTGGCAATGCTGCTATGACACAATTGCAACAAAATGAGGAAAATGTTCCCGACCTTCCCAGTTTAGTGTTACTTGATCTGCACATGCCCGAGATCAACGGTTGGGATCTTTTAGAATTTCTTGATCAATTCTCGACCAAGGCAAAAACCAAGATCAACGTTTATGTGGTCACCTCGTCTATAGACAATAATGATCGTGAACGCGCCAACGCTTACTCATTCGTAAAAGGATTCATTTCAAAGCCAGTGACCAAGGATAGACTGAAGGACCTGTACGAGCAGCATATTGAAACCCCGGCCACACGTCAAGCATCCTGA
- the rplS gene encoding 50S ribosomal protein L19, with the protein MDLIKFVEEQSVAKKQVPTFKSGDTVTVHYKIREGNKERVQLYQGVVIQRNSSGSTETFTVRKVSNGIGVERIFPINSPNIDKIEVNSYGKVRRAKLFYLRELTGKAARIKSKRV; encoded by the coding sequence ATGGATTTAATCAAATTTGTTGAAGAGCAGTCAGTAGCAAAAAAGCAAGTCCCTACTTTCAAATCAGGTGACACTGTAACTGTACACTATAAGATCAGAGAGGGTAACAAAGAGCGTGTGCAGCTGTACCAAGGTGTAGTTATCCAGCGTAACAGCTCGGGTAGCACTGAAACCTTTACCGTGCGTAAAGTTTCTAACGGTATCGGCGTTGAGCGTATCTTCCCTATCAACTCGCCTAACATCGACAAGATCGAGGTTAACAGCTACGGTAAAGTACGTCGTGCAAAATTATTTTACCTGCGCGAACTTACCGGTAAAGCTGCCCGTATCAAATCAAAACGCGTATAA
- the trmD gene encoding tRNA (guanosine(37)-N1)-methyltransferase TrmD, which translates to MRFDIISVLPGLLESPFAHSILQRAQKKGIAEIHVHNLRDHSTNKHKSVDDYPYGGGSGMVMMIEPFAACIDMLKAERDYDEIIFMTPDGVTLDQGIANQLSTVQNIIILCGHYKGIDQRIRDLYVTRELSIGDYVLSGGELPAAVLVDAVVRLIPGVLSDETSALSDSFQGELLDAPVYTRPADWKGHKVPDILLSGNTPQIEKWRFEQSVERTRQRRPDLLDE; encoded by the coding sequence ATGCGTTTCGATATCATTTCTGTACTTCCCGGGTTGCTTGAAAGTCCCTTTGCACACTCCATTTTGCAGCGTGCACAAAAGAAGGGAATAGCCGAGATACATGTACACAATCTGCGCGATCACTCTACCAACAAGCATAAAAGCGTGGATGACTATCCATATGGCGGCGGTAGTGGTATGGTAATGATGATCGAGCCCTTTGCAGCCTGTATCGATATGCTGAAGGCTGAGCGTGACTATGATGAGATCATTTTTATGACGCCAGATGGCGTGACCTTGGATCAGGGTATCGCTAACCAGCTGTCCACCGTACAAAACATCATCATATTGTGCGGCCACTATAAAGGCATCGATCAGCGCATACGTGATCTGTATGTAACGCGTGAGCTATCCATAGGTGATTATGTGCTATCCGGTGGCGAACTGCCTGCGGCAGTATTGGTAGATGCCGTGGTGCGATTGATACCCGGTGTTCTGTCTGATGAGACCTCTGCACTATCTGACTCCTTTCAGGGAGAATTACTGGATGCGCCGGTGTATACCCGTCCGGCCGATTGGAAAGGCCATAAGGTGCCTGATATCTTACTAAGCGGTAACACCCCACAGATCGAAAAGTGGCGTTTCGAACAGTCGGTTGAGCGTACGCGTCAGCGCCGCCCCGACCTGCTCGACGAGTAG
- a CDS encoding GNAT family N-acetyltransferase has translation MESKVQAHEVLSSPNGISIVDYEPKYEKAFKQLNQEWIERYFKMEESDHKALDHPQEYILNKGGHIFVALDEDVPVGVCALIKMKDHRFELAKMAVSPNAQGKGVGFMLGNAAIAQARQLGATSLYLESNTILKPAIALYHKLGFQEMTGYTSPYERCDIQMQRQL, from the coding sequence ATGGAAAGCAAAGTTCAGGCGCACGAAGTGTTATCAAGTCCTAACGGCATAAGTATAGTTGATTATGAGCCTAAATATGAGAAGGCGTTCAAGCAACTGAACCAGGAATGGATCGAACGTTACTTTAAAATGGAGGAGTCGGACCATAAGGCGCTTGATCATCCTCAAGAATATATCCTAAATAAAGGTGGACATATCTTTGTCGCTCTTGATGAAGATGTGCCTGTAGGCGTTTGCGCATTGATCAAAATGAAAGATCACCGGTTCGAACTGGCAAAAATGGCGGTATCGCCAAATGCACAGGGCAAAGGTGTTGGCTTCATGTTAGGTAATGCGGCCATTGCGCAGGCCAGGCAATTAGGTGCCACCTCATTATACCTCGAAAGCAATACCATCCTCAAGCCTGCCATCGCATTATACCACAAACTGGGCTTTCAAGAAATGACCGGCTACACCTCCCCGTACGAACGATGCGACATACAGATGCAAAGGCAACTTTGA
- a CDS encoding AsmA family protein, giving the protein MPKWLKILLKVVAAFVIVIVLAFAGLFIYINTHKTKILNLITGALNQKIDGKISIGDLETTFFTGFPDIKVSLKNVLVRDKRWQEHKHTLLEAKVMGVAVNTASLLRGTIRIGNITIRDASVDLYSDSTGYSNSSIFKKKDKTKNTNTGDSGGSATEFGKFTLSNVTFAVNNQKSNKLFKFLVNDLDGKMLYPDSGWRADLQMNVLAQSLAFNVDKGSFIKNKVVAGNLIAGFSEANERITIKTQDFSIGGDPFDLKATFHTDTASKFSIYVVSDKILWRSASSLVAANIQRTLNKFNMSKPLGITALISGGLHASGDPLIYVTGKVRDNKLSIPGGAIDSCSFDAVFTNNVEKNKGFNDENSVIRLMKLTGRYEHIPFAVDTGSILNLSKPIATGNFRSSFPLVNLNYLMEGFAKFTKGTADANFRYRADIVDYELNKPTIAGVINLKNADATFLPRKLKFNNTSLSLSIVKNDLLLQDTRVQSGRSVVMMHGRVNNFMNLYYNAPEKIVLQWYIKSPEIRLGEFLGFLSARTQQKQVAQRKGNSSNIFRQLGPAFDKGNAEIHMDVAKAYYGKFLATDVKADLLTTGDGVLIKNVGVKHAGGTLTLNGKLIQSNNMGRFAINTVVSNVNVREFFYAFDNFGLIDITYKNLKGYLSAKTNVSGSVTGAGALVPRSMHGNVDVSLRNAALLDYKPLISVGKFAFPFRNLNNIEIPKLDAHFNVQGDKIIISPMQFNSSLLNADIAGTYGLSRGTDIALDVPLRNPKKDEDITDKAELQKRRYKGIVLHLKAKDDGTGKVKIGFNKDRKKDDDKDSDKKTT; this is encoded by the coding sequence ATGCCTAAGTGGTTAAAGATCCTTTTAAAAGTTGTTGCCGCATTCGTGATCGTCATTGTGTTAGCATTTGCCGGCCTATTTATCTATATTAATACGCATAAGACCAAGATTCTTAACCTGATCACCGGGGCCCTTAATCAAAAGATAGACGGTAAGATCAGCATCGGTGATCTGGAGACCACTTTTTTCACCGGTTTCCCTGATATCAAGGTGTCGCTCAAAAATGTGCTGGTACGTGATAAACGCTGGCAAGAACATAAGCACACGCTGTTAGAGGCTAAGGTGATGGGGGTGGCGGTGAACACCGCTTCATTGCTCCGTGGCACCATCCGCATCGGCAATATCACCATACGTGACGCATCGGTGGATCTGTATAGCGATAGCACCGGTTACAGCAACTCTTCGATCTTTAAAAAGAAGGATAAGACCAAGAACACCAACACGGGCGATTCGGGCGGTAGCGCTACCGAGTTCGGCAAGTTCACGCTGAGTAACGTGACCTTTGCGGTCAACAATCAAAAAAGTAACAAGCTCTTTAAGTTCCTGGTGAACGATCTGGATGGTAAGATGCTGTACCCTGACTCGGGCTGGCGGGCAGATCTGCAAATGAACGTGCTGGCCCAAAGCCTTGCCTTCAACGTTGATAAAGGCAGCTTTATTAAAAACAAGGTAGTGGCCGGTAACCTCATCGCCGGTTTTAGTGAGGCCAACGAGCGCATTACCATCAAAACGCAGGATTTCTCCATCGGGGGCGACCCATTTGATCTGAAAGCTACCTTTCATACCGACACGGCTTCCAAGTTCTCCATCTATGTCGTGTCAGATAAGATCCTGTGGCGCAGCGCTTCGTCATTGGTGGCGGCCAACATACAACGCACGCTCAACAAATTTAATATGAGCAAGCCGTTAGGCATCACCGCTCTCATATCGGGTGGACTACATGCCAGCGGTGATCCGCTTATATATGTAACCGGCAAGGTGCGCGATAACAAACTGTCCATTCCAGGCGGCGCTATCGATAGCTGCTCTTTCGATGCCGTGTTTACCAACAACGTAGAAAAGAACAAAGGCTTTAACGATGAGAACTCCGTGATCAGGCTAATGAAGCTGACCGGTCGTTACGAGCATATACCTTTCGCGGTGGATACCGGCAGTATCCTGAACTTGAGTAAGCCGATCGCTACCGGTAACTTCCGTTCAAGTTTCCCGCTGGTGAACCTCAATTACCTGATGGAAGGCTTTGCCAAGTTCACCAAAGGTACAGCCGATGCTAACTTCAGGTACCGGGCCGACATTGTAGACTATGAATTGAACAAGCCCACCATTGCCGGTGTGATCAATTTAAAAAATGCCGATGCTACGTTCTTACCACGTAAGCTGAAGTTCAACAATACCTCATTATCATTAAGCATCGTTAAGAACGACCTATTACTACAAGATACCCGTGTGCAAAGCGGCCGTAGCGTAGTGATGATGCATGGACGTGTTAATAATTTCATGAACCTGTATTACAACGCACCTGAAAAGATTGTGTTGCAATGGTACATCAAAAGCCCCGAGATACGGTTGGGTGAATTTTTGGGTTTCTTGAGCGCACGTACACAGCAAAAGCAGGTGGCTCAAAGGAAAGGTAACAGCAGTAATATATTCCGGCAGTTAGGTCCGGCGTTCGATAAGGGTAATGCCGAGATACATATGGATGTGGCCAAGGCCTACTATGGCAAGTTCCTGGCTACCGATGTTAAGGCCGACCTGCTCACCACTGGCGATGGCGTACTGATCAAGAACGTAGGCGTGAAGCATGCCGGTGGTACCCTGACGCTGAACGGTAAATTGATCCAAAGCAATAACATGGGGCGCTTTGCCATCAACACTGTAGTAAGCAATGTGAATGTGCGGGAATTCTTTTATGCGTTCGATAATTTTGGCCTGATAGATATCACCTATAAAAACCTCAAAGGCTATTTGTCTGCCAAGACCAACGTCAGCGGAAGTGTGACCGGTGCAGGTGCATTAGTGCCGCGATCCATGCATGGTAATGTAGATGTAAGCTTGCGTAATGCGGCACTGCTCGACTACAAACCGCTGATCAGTGTAGGTAAGTTCGCATTCCCGTTCCGTAACCTGAACAACATCGAGATACCCAAACTGGATGCCCACTTCAATGTGCAGGGCGATAAGATCATCATCAGCCCGATGCAGTTCAACTCAAGTTTGCTCAATGCCGACATTGCAGGTACCTACGGCCTGAGCCGTGGTACTGATATCGCATTGGATGTACCGCTGCGGAATCCGAAAAAAGATGAGGACATCACCGATAAGGCCGAGTTGCAAAAACGACGTTACAAAGGCATCGTATTGCACTTAAAAGCCAAGGATGACGGTACCGGAAAAGTGAAGATAGGCTTCAACAAAGACCGTAAAAAGGACGACGATAAAGACAGCGACAAGAAGACGACCTAA
- a CDS encoding PfkB family carbohydrate kinase, which translates to MFDICCIGHITLDKVVTPSGTKHMPGGTAYYFANALQHIDVNFGLVTAVGDSELHEIDQLKQQGIQVTTLPSNHSVYFENTYSHDQDHRTQRVLQKAEPFELGDLQNVDAKIFHLGALLADDIPAEVIAYLAGKGKVSIDAQGYLREVRDQQVHATDWPQKIEALKHVSILKVNEHELEALTGMTDIEAGSKQLAEWGVSEVVATLGSKGSVIYTEGKSYVIPAYKPEAINDATGCGDTYMAGYLYQRVKGADVETAGNFAAAISGIKVGGFGPFKGTEEDVIRFMNR; encoded by the coding sequence ATGTTCGATATTTGCTGCATTGGCCACATTACGTTAGACAAAGTGGTAACTCCTTCGGGAACTAAACACATGCCTGGTGGCACAGCCTATTACTTTGCCAACGCCCTGCAGCACATAGATGTGAACTTTGGCCTGGTGACGGCCGTTGGCGACTCTGAACTACACGAGATCGATCAGCTCAAACAACAAGGCATTCAGGTGACCACCCTACCCAGCAACCATTCGGTGTATTTTGAGAATACCTATAGCCATGATCAGGACCACCGCACACAGCGCGTTTTGCAGAAGGCCGAACCTTTTGAACTGGGCGATCTTCAGAACGTGGATGCTAAGATCTTTCACCTGGGCGCTTTACTGGCAGACGATATCCCCGCGGAAGTGATCGCTTATTTAGCAGGTAAGGGAAAAGTTTCGATAGATGCGCAAGGCTATTTGCGTGAGGTACGTGACCAGCAGGTGCATGCCACCGACTGGCCACAAAAGATCGAGGCGCTGAAACATGTATCGATATTAAAGGTAAATGAGCATGAGTTGGAAGCCCTTACCGGCATGACCGACATAGAGGCCGGCTCTAAGCAACTGGCCGAATGGGGCGTTTCCGAAGTAGTGGCCACCTTGGGCAGTAAAGGATCTGTCATCTATACCGAAGGAAAGTCATACGTGATACCTGCTTACAAGCCCGAAGCCATCAATGACGCTACAGGTTGTGGTGATACCTACATGGCTGGTTACTTATACCAACGGGTAAAAGGTGCCGATGTGGAAACAGCAGGCAATTTTGCGGCGGCCATCTCCGGTATCAAAGTGGGCGGTTTCGGGCCTTTCAAGGGCACTGAAGAGGACGTTATACGCTTCATGAACCGTTAG